The Deinococcus depolymerans genome includes a region encoding these proteins:
- a CDS encoding acetate--CoA ligase: MTDAHRPDRWFVPESVLRRLKGDPEEDIAAARRDPDAFWLAQARAFEWTKTPTTGLTWNRPHMQWFADGETNITLSALDRHARGEARTRAALIWLSETEEAQVITYGMLHERVERAAAGLRTLGVTAGDRVVIYMPLTPEGVIAMLACARLGAVHSVVYAGLGVGALRDRITDAGARVVITADVGYRRGKLVDLYAIASEAIAELGGVEHLVLWERIKTYQREHDARTVPWESLFTHGRAGAVPVNAEHPLYVLYTSGSTGKPKGVIHTHGGYMVASTYHLGQLFDVRAGDVFFCTSDIGWIVGHSYIVYAPLAAGATVLFREGAPDFPDPGVFWRTVERYGVNVLFTAPTALRLFMKLGPDVLKGHDLSSLRVIACAGEALNPEAWRWAQQHLAGGLEEGAHAVVIDHWWQTELGAPILGTHPRWPARPGFVGRPLAGVDADVVDEQGQRLPDGVQGHLVLRRPTPGMMRGIHGNPEKYAQVWTENPAGYLSGDLAVRDEHGYISILGRADDVLNVAGHRIGSADVEDALVSHPAVAEAAVIGIPDDLKGESIVAHVILRQGFEDQVGRGLRASISEHVRRELGPIATPGEIRVVTALPKTRSGKIMRRVLRAQALGQDPGDLTTLEG, from the coding sequence ATGACGGATGCCCACCGCCCCGACCGCTGGTTCGTGCCCGAGTCCGTGCTGCGCCGCCTGAAGGGCGACCCGGAGGAAGACATCGCCGCGGCCCGCCGCGACCCCGACGCCTTCTGGCTGGCGCAGGCCCGCGCCTTCGAGTGGACGAAGACCCCCACGACCGGCCTGACCTGGAACCGCCCGCACATGCAGTGGTTCGCGGACGGCGAGACGAACATCACCCTCAGCGCACTGGACCGCCACGCACGCGGCGAGGCCCGCACCCGCGCGGCGCTGATCTGGCTCTCCGAGACCGAGGAGGCGCAGGTCATCACCTACGGCATGCTGCACGAACGGGTCGAGCGGGCCGCCGCGGGCCTGCGCACGCTGGGCGTGACCGCAGGCGACCGCGTGGTGATCTACATGCCCCTGACGCCGGAGGGCGTGATCGCCATGCTCGCCTGCGCCCGCCTGGGCGCGGTGCACTCGGTCGTGTACGCGGGCCTGGGCGTGGGCGCACTGCGCGACCGCATCACGGACGCCGGGGCGCGCGTGGTCATCACGGCGGATGTCGGGTACCGGCGCGGGAAACTCGTGGACCTGTACGCCATCGCCTCCGAGGCCATCGCGGAGCTGGGCGGCGTGGAACACCTCGTGCTGTGGGAACGCATCAAGACCTACCAGCGCGAACACGACGCCCGCACCGTCCCCTGGGAGAGCCTCTTCACGCACGGCCGCGCCGGGGCGGTGCCCGTGAACGCCGAACACCCCCTGTACGTGCTGTACACGTCCGGCAGCACCGGGAAACCCAAGGGCGTCATCCACACGCACGGCGGGTACATGGTCGCCAGCACCTACCACCTGGGCCAGCTGTTCGACGTGCGGGCCGGCGACGTGTTCTTCTGCACCAGCGACATCGGCTGGATCGTCGGGCACAGCTACATCGTGTACGCGCCGCTGGCTGCCGGGGCGACCGTCCTGTTCCGCGAGGGCGCCCCGGACTTCCCGGACCCCGGCGTGTTCTGGCGCACCGTCGAACGCTACGGCGTGAACGTGCTGTTCACCGCGCCCACCGCGCTGCGCCTGTTCATGAAACTCGGCCCCGACGTCCTGAAGGGCCACGACCTGAGCAGCCTGCGCGTGATCGCCTGCGCGGGCGAGGCCCTGAACCCGGAGGCGTGGCGCTGGGCGCAGCAGCACCTCGCCGGCGGGCTGGAGGAGGGCGCGCACGCCGTCGTCATCGACCACTGGTGGCAGACGGAACTGGGCGCCCCGATCCTGGGCACCCACCCGCGCTGGCCCGCCCGGCCCGGCTTCGTGGGCCGCCCCCTGGCCGGCGTGGACGCCGACGTGGTCGACGAGCAGGGACAGCGCCTCCCGGACGGCGTGCAGGGACACCTCGTGCTGCGCCGCCCCACGCCCGGCATGATGCGCGGCATTCACGGCAACCCCGAGAAGTACGCGCAGGTCTGGACCGAGAACCCCGCCGGGTACCTGTCCGGCGACCTCGCCGTGCGGGACGAACACGGGTACATCAGCATCCTGGGCCGCGCGGACGACGTCCTGAACGTCGCCGGGCACCGCATCGGCAGCGCCGACGTGGAAGACGCGCTTGTTTCGCACCCCGCCGTCGCGGAGGCCGCCGTGATCGGCATTCCCGACGACCTGAAGGGCGAGAGCATCGTCGCGCACGTCATCCTGCGCCAGGGCTTCGAGGATCAGGTCGGGCGGGGCCTGCGCGCCAGCATCAGCGAACACGTCCGGCGCGAACTCGGCCCCATCGCCACCCCCGGCGAGATCCGCGTCGTCACGGCCCTCCCCAAGACCCGCAGCGGGAAGATCATGCGCCGCGTCCTGCGCGCCCAGGCGCTCGGACAGGACCCCGGCGACCTCACCACCCTGGAAGGCTAG
- the ddrC gene encoding DNA damage response protein DdrC: MKNVPLTLDFGTVRLPVSADGLLHAAVALTQLGVPENAHAATLAAHDLTPDSADFGAGPEGALSVPAFTALCFALDTPQARRWRRRAQDLLARALQGDVRLAASIAERNPDPEARRWLAARLDSTHARRELMSTVARHGGAGNVYGQLGSISNRSVLGTDSATIRRERGVKHTRDGLSSTELLRLAYLDAATARAIQERGAHGNAAILRLHEHLARHERQGWSSTRPPQAG; this comes from the coding sequence GTGAAGAACGTACCCCTGACCCTCGATTTCGGCACCGTCCGGCTGCCTGTCAGCGCGGACGGCCTCCTCCACGCGGCGGTCGCCCTCACGCAGCTGGGCGTCCCCGAGAACGCGCACGCCGCCACCCTCGCCGCCCACGACCTCACCCCCGACAGCGCCGACTTCGGCGCGGGCCCGGAAGGCGCCCTGAGCGTCCCCGCCTTCACCGCCCTGTGCTTCGCGCTGGACACCCCCCAGGCCCGCCGCTGGCGCAGACGGGCGCAGGACCTGCTCGCCCGCGCGCTGCAGGGCGACGTGCGCCTCGCCGCCAGCATCGCCGAACGCAACCCCGACCCCGAAGCGCGCCGCTGGCTGGCCGCCCGCCTGGACAGCACCCACGCCCGCCGGGAACTCATGAGCACTGTCGCCCGGCACGGCGGCGCCGGGAACGTCTACGGACAGCTGGGCAGCATCAGCAACCGCAGCGTCCTGGGCACCGACAGCGCCACCATCCGCCGCGAACGCGGCGTGAAACACACCCGCGACGGCCTGAGCAGCACCGAACTGCTGCGCCTCGCATACCTCGACGCCGCCACCGCCCGCGCCATCCAGGAACGCGGCGCGCACGGCAACGCCGCCATCCTGCGGCTGCACGAGCACCTCGCGCGGCACGAACGGCAGGGCTGGAGCAGCACCCGGCCCCCGCAGGCCGGATAG
- a CDS encoding LptF/LptG family permease: MPPLLIRLVLAEVTRWYAAGVALFLTLQMVDVLSSTVSKLLTYHPPLLKGLSALLAITPTILNRALVLAVPFAILLAFSRMQRDSELKAISAGGVPPLRLVWPLALPFLGVAALAFVNADRLVPAGLAAWDRAWYSIYDIPPPPPRQERYTYAPPGALYYAGRVVSESGGSAAQLQGVMVQRGQETLTASLGSWDTRKRTWTLTTPWITRPGQPPRQSTGSVTVPQNDTLRPPPGNAEQAPTADLRARAADPALLPADRRAAAFQLARRVADPLTAVVFALAAGALGLLLRNRAAAFAAVLLFIVTFYVLWSTVPGLATAGALNPALAAWLPNLAFTLLAAALAWRLR, from the coding sequence GTGCCGCCCCTCCTCATCCGGCTCGTTCTCGCCGAGGTCACACGCTGGTACGCGGCGGGCGTCGCGCTGTTCCTGACGCTCCAGATGGTCGACGTCCTGAGCAGCACCGTCAGCAAACTCCTGACCTACCACCCCCCGCTCCTCAAGGGCCTGAGCGCCCTGCTGGCCATCACGCCCACCATCCTGAACCGCGCGCTGGTGCTGGCCGTCCCGTTCGCGATCCTGCTGGCCTTCTCACGCATGCAGCGCGACAGCGAACTCAAGGCCATCAGCGCCGGCGGCGTCCCCCCGCTGCGGCTGGTCTGGCCGCTGGCCCTGCCGTTCCTCGGGGTGGCCGCCCTGGCCTTCGTGAACGCCGACCGGCTGGTCCCCGCCGGCCTGGCCGCCTGGGACCGCGCGTGGTACAGCATCTACGACATTCCCCCGCCGCCGCCCCGGCAGGAGCGTTACACCTACGCCCCGCCCGGCGCGCTGTACTACGCCGGCCGGGTCGTCAGCGAGTCGGGCGGCAGCGCCGCGCAGCTGCAGGGCGTGATGGTGCAGCGCGGCCAGGAAACCCTGACCGCCTCGCTGGGCAGCTGGGACACCCGGAAACGCACCTGGACGCTCACCACCCCCTGGATCACCCGCCCCGGCCAGCCGCCCCGCCAGAGCACGGGGTCCGTGACCGTCCCGCAGAACGACACCCTGCGCCCCCCGCCCGGCAACGCCGAGCAGGCCCCCACCGCCGACCTGCGCGCCCGCGCCGCCGACCCCGCCCTGCTGCCCGCCGACCGCCGCGCCGCCGCGTTCCAGCTGGCCCGCCGCGTGGCCGACCCGCTGACCGCCGTGGTGTTCGCGCTGGCCGCCGGGGCGCTGGGCCTGCTGCTGCGTAACCGCGCCGCCGCGTTCGCCGCCGTGCTGCTGTTCATCGTGACCTTCTACGTCCTGTGGAGCACCGTGCCGGGCCTCGCGACGGCCGGGGCGCTGAACCCCGCGCTGGCCGCGTGGCTGCCGAACCTCGCGTTCACGCTGCTGGCCGCCGCGCTCGCCTGGAGGCTCCGGTGA
- a CDS encoding LptF/LptG family permease, which produces MPTFERYVLNEILPFLFGALAAVISLLVVGSLEKVIAPLLAKGANPVLVARVLALNVPEAAAQALPIALMFATLLGLSRLAADSELKSALAAGIPATRLFRPVLALGLAVTVLAFALGEGLVPRARTEARQVQQQIVLDNPRVLGLNAAGQNAVLRDALGRAISIGQILPGGELRDLRVVTMQPGLPPREVITAASGRLRPGSNVLELRSGQRVTYQDARPVTVLTFQSGTLPLQDTGTELGAEGNGDLNPIYEPLPTLIARTNTYRAQHVNSPADFTALHRKFAGPLAALALAFFAVALAVFSFRSGRDLGMVWALLLTFAYYATFSVFRIMGENGALPGAVAAYAPDLIAVAAGGALLWLTARR; this is translated from the coding sequence CTGCCCACCTTCGAACGCTACGTCCTGAACGAGATCCTGCCGTTCCTGTTCGGGGCGCTGGCCGCTGTGATCAGCCTGCTGGTCGTCGGCAGCCTGGAGAAAGTCATCGCGCCGCTGCTCGCCAAGGGCGCCAACCCCGTCCTGGTCGCCCGCGTGCTGGCCCTGAACGTCCCGGAAGCCGCCGCGCAGGCCCTGCCCATCGCGCTGATGTTCGCCACGCTGCTGGGCCTCTCACGCCTGGCCGCCGACAGCGAACTGAAAAGCGCGCTGGCCGCCGGAATTCCCGCCACGCGCCTGTTCCGCCCGGTCCTGGCCCTGGGGCTGGCGGTGACCGTCCTGGCCTTCGCGCTCGGCGAGGGCCTCGTGCCGCGCGCCCGCACCGAGGCCCGCCAGGTGCAGCAGCAGATCGTGCTGGACAACCCCCGCGTGCTGGGCCTGAACGCCGCCGGGCAGAACGCCGTGCTCCGCGACGCGCTGGGCCGCGCCATCAGCATCGGGCAGATCCTGCCCGGCGGGGAACTGCGCGACCTGCGGGTCGTGACCATGCAGCCCGGCCTGCCGCCCCGCGAGGTCATCACCGCCGCCAGCGGCCGCCTGCGCCCCGGCAGCAACGTCCTCGAACTGCGGAGCGGGCAGCGCGTCACGTACCAGGACGCCCGGCCCGTCACGGTCCTGACCTTCCAGAGCGGCACCCTGCCCCTCCAGGACACCGGCACGGAACTCGGCGCCGAGGGAAACGGCGACCTGAACCCCATCTACGAACCGCTGCCCACCCTGATCGCCCGCACGAACACCTACCGCGCGCAGCACGTCAACTCCCCGGCCGACTTCACCGCCCTGCACCGCAAGTTCGCCGGGCCGCTGGCCGCGCTGGCCCTGGCGTTCTTCGCGGTGGCGCTGGCCGTGTTCAGCTTCCGCAGCGGCCGTGACCTGGGCATGGTCTGGGCGCTGCTGCTGACGTTCGCGTACTACGCGACCTTCAGCGTGTTCCGCATCATGGGCGAGAACGGCGCGCTGCCCGGCGCGGTCGCCGCGTACGCCCCGGACCTGATCGCCGTCGCGGCCGGCGGGGCTCTGCTGTGGCTCACCGCCCGGCGATAG